The genome window CAGTGATGGAAGACTTCTGCACATAACGTTCACTCTGAGATCTGAAGGCACTAAAATCCGGGTGATATCCGCCCGGGATATGCATTACAAGGAGAGAAAATCCTATGAAACCAAAACTTAAACCCATCCCTAAATTTAAATCTGAGAAAGCAGAACGGAAATTCTGGGAGACTCATGACTCGACCGAATATCTGGACTGGTCAAAAGCTGTAGAGGCCCGCTTACCCAATCTGAAGTCTTCCACACAGGCTATTTCCATCAGGCTGCCGGCCGCACTTCTTGAGCGGATCAAGATAGAAGCCAATAAGAGGGATGTACCTTACCAATCGCTGATCAAAATTTGGCTCGCGGAGAGGGTGGGATAATTGCGGTGAATTATTCGACGCGACTGAGGACGCACTGCGGATTGTCATCGGAGTAATCTTCAGTATGCCTCATAAGCCTCGTAAGCAATCGTTAAGAACTCACCTAAATCTTGTGGAGTTATTATAGACTCTATTGCAAAATCATACATCCGGATATTGGCATCAATGACCTTTTTTATTTCCTCATCCACATACTCTTCCCCATAGCCCCAACCGGCCCCGTGTCCCGAATAAAGGGTGATCTGGTAAAAGTCGCTACAAAATAAAATGCAGTTATGGCACATAAATATTCTCATTATGCCACTCAATGAATTTTATTGCCGGGCTGTCTGAATCGTTCATGGGAAGATTGATCAGATGTTTGCCATGTAAGGCATAGTATTCTCTTCCGCTATTATGTTCTTCTTTTATCCTTTTACTGACTTCTACATGATAATCATTAGTTATAGTTAAATAACCTAAATCAAACAACTTATGTAAATCTGAACGTAATAAAATTCCGTTATTCACACTATGGGGTCCGGATAGTGAATATGGTTTTATGTGCGCCGATTCTAAAACAGGAAGGGTGCGTTCTCCGCTTATAGCGCACCTTCTTTCATATGCGTCCGTTACCAGCACCCTAAAGGCTCCTTGTCCTATTCGGGCACGTGTTAAGAATTCAGATCCATAAAGTACAACCCCCCCAGATACTCTTTCTGTATTATTCGCACATATTTCAACTAATTCCTTACTTTTTACAAGCCTATCGTGAACCATAGACCATAAAGTATTTCCTGTTTCTTCATCAGTATCATATGTTTTCCCACGAACAATGTTAGGGGACCAGTTTTTAGGTATGGGAATCCATTCATTTTTTGGGAAAAAGAATGGCTCAGTCAATATGATACATCCAATCATGGGATCAGGTTCAGAGCGTCCTCTAAAATGAATAATTTTTGAACGAAAGCTTTCGAAGTCTATTGCACCGTTTTTCTTTTCAAAAGCTTCCCAGGATAAGGACAGTGGCAGGAAGGAATGACTGACAAAAAAATTCTCCTCCAACAATATAGTTTAGGGGCTATGTAATTTAAAAAGAAACGGCTCTCCGGGTTTTAAAGTTCCGAAAGTGACATTTCCACCTGGTTGCCAGAAGTTCACTTCATCAGGTTTTAGTTTTGATAAGAAATTAAACCATGAGTTATCTGTAACCCCCACCCAAAATTTCACTTAATGTGCTCCAATCTTCAGTCATCACTCCTTAAATAAGTAACCAGAAAATATGTGCTGTCTTATTTGTCCATAATTTAACTATCCACGTTGGGAGGATAAATAAATGTTGAGAGCTTTACAATTATACTTTTATTCATTTCTGAGGAAAATGTGTTTTGCGGATTAGATGAAATGGCAGGGCATTATCCACCTCGTCGGTTTTCCTCAAATATCTCAGCCGGCAACTGGTGATGAGGCCGCCAGATTATCTTGATGGGACGTTCACCCTCGTAACTGACCCGATCGGCAGGACCAAGGTATATGAAGGGAATCGTTATGTTATTTCTTTTCTTCGCAGAGCGGACAAAGATCAGGATCGAGTAGCCACGTTCCCTGTGATGAATCAGGTTTTGTCCCGTGTCGCTGGCCTGAGTTGTGCTTGACTGAGATTCCCAGTGCAG of Nitrospirota bacterium contains these proteins:
- a CDS encoding BrnA antitoxin family protein — encoded protein: MKPKLKPIPKFKSEKAERKFWETHDSTEYLDWSKAVEARLPNLKSSTQAISIRLPAALLERIKIEANKRDVPYQSLIKIWLAERVG